The nucleotide window TGAGGCTATACAATTTGTAAGTGAATACAATAGGAAAATTGATGAATTGGTAATAGTATATGAAAAAATGAGTCCTGATGCAATTGCTAAAATTGTTGAAAATATGATGGATAACACAAAGACTGTCACATCTTTAGAAATTGATTCTACATCTATATATGAAATATCTGATTCAACTATTATACTTGATGTATTGAGTAGAATGAAAAAACCTACAGTATCTAAAATAATTAACAATATGAGTACTAAAAAGGCTACTCAGCTAACTCAGTTGTTAGCTAAACCATAAAAACATTATGTAAAGGAGGTGAAAAGTTGAAAGACATAAATATACCAATTTTAGATTCAAAAGTAGAAAGTGATTTTTTTGTTTCCACTAAAAGCAATATTATAAAAAATGATAGTAAAGATTTTTCTAACTGTCTAAAACAAGCTCAAAACGACATTCAAGATGGTCATAAAGTAAAAAGTGAAGCCAACTCAAAATTTCAATACAAAAAAGCTATTTCTAGTAAAACTGTAACTAAAGGGAAAAATGAAAAAATAAGCACAGGGGAGCTAGAAGATGATGTAGAAAATATGAGTCCAATATCTGATGAATTGGAAAGTTTGAATTGCCAAATACAGAACTTGATACTGCAATTGTTAGGATTTTATACTAACAATGATGAAAACAATGAGAATGAAGTAAAAAAAAGTATTGAACAAGTTAAGGATATAGTTGAAGAATCAAAGTTTATTTTAAATGATGATTTTAAGCCAATGGATAAAATTGAATTTGAAAGTTTAGAAGATATAATGGATGGATTAGATGAATTAGAAAATATTGTAGAAAAGCTAGAAAATAAATTTAACGATGTACTAGACGTAAAAACAAATGAAAACTTAAAAAGTAATATATTAGCTTTGCGAAAAGAAATCAAAACAGCATTTGAAAATACATTATCTAAAGAAATACCAACTGATATAAATATAGAGACGATAAAAAGTGACAATCAGGTGGAAACAAAAGATGTATTTTTCTCAAATCAAAATTCAGAAGAAAATGTTAAAAAAAATACTGTAGCTGAAATTGAAACCAAAGGTGAAGAAAATTTACTTGAAGAAGATTTAGATGAAAAAAGTACAGAATCAAATGAAATCAGAGAAGAGCCATTACTTGCAAATTCAAAAATCAAAACGAATTTTGAAGGTAAAATAGAAGCAATTCAAAAGAAAGAAATAGAGATGCCTAAAGATGAAATAATAAAACAAGTATTAGATAAGGGCAAAGCTATATTAGATGAAAACAAATCTGAAATAAGGATAAAGCTCAAACCAGAAGTCTTGGGAGAAGTTTTGCTCAAAGTAGAAGTGGAAAAAGGAGTAGTAGTAGCAAAAGCAATGGTTGATAACTATAGAGTTAAAGAACTATTAGAGGCAAATATTTATCAGCTAAAAGAAGGATTAGAAGAACAAGGATTAGATATAAAAACCTTTGAAGTGCAAGTAGGTACCAACTCAAATTTTGAAAATCAAAAGAGAGAAAAATACAGTTCTAATGGCAAAAATAAGAAAATCAAAATTAAGAAATTAGATTTAAGCAATTTAAGTACCTATGAAGAAAACAATGTATTCAATAATGAAAATATAACACAGGAAGGTTCATTAGATTTAATGGCTTAGGAGGTGAGATTTTGGAAATTAATAATGTAGACCAAAATGAACATGTTTATAAATTTGACGAAAAAAAAGATATTTCTAAAACTGAAACTAAAAAAACAGGAGAACTAGACAAAGATGCTTTTTTAAAGCTATTGACGACCCAATTAGCAAATCAAGATCCGCTAAATCCAATGGAAGACAAAGAATTTATAGCACAAATGGCACAATTCAGCACTCTTGAACAAATTCAAAATATGAACAAAAATCTTCAAGTATCTCAAAAGGAAATAAAAGAATCTATAAATGCTATAAATAAAAACCATGTAGATGCAAGTATTGAAATTTTAAAACAATTGATAGATATAAGAAAAATGCTAGAATCCTATGGTGGAAAAGAATAATTTGGAGTTGATTTAATGAATGATATCAATATAAAACAACTTGAAACTAGACTTATAAATACATCTTTACAAAAACCAAATATAAAAGTAAATCAAAGCAAAAACTTTGAAGATGTATTAAAAAAAATACAATCAAATAATGATGAAATAAAATTTTCAAAACATGCAATAGACAGGATGAATGAAAGAGATGTAAAATTAGACGGATATGAAGTTGTAAAATTGGAAGAGGCTTTTAAGAAGGCAGAAGAGAAAGGTATAAATGAAGCTTTGATATTGATTGGGGATAAAGGATTTATTGCAAGTGTTAGAAACAAGACTGTTATCACTACAATATCTAATGATAAGCTTAAAGAAAATGTATTTACAAATATAGATGGGGCAGTAATATTATAACTGGACCTTTTATGGAGGTTATTTATGTCTGACTGACAGAGGACATAGTACTGCCTAAGTAATGGGAGGTATGTGTTTATGATGAGATCAATGTACTCGGCTGTTTCAGGCTTGAGGGTACATCAAACCAAAATGGATGTTATAGGAAACAATATAGCCAATGTAAATACTGTTGGATATAAAAAAGGTCAAATGACTTTTCAGGAAGTATTTAGTCAAGTAATAAGAGGTGCAGGAGCACCACAAGGTGGAAAAGGAGGTACAAATCCACAACAAATAGGACTTGGAGTAGGGATAGGATCTATAAATACTATTCACACCAAAGGGCCTACTCAAACTACTGACAATCCAACAGATCTTATGATAGATGGAGAAGGATTTTTTGTAGTAACTGATGATACAAATTATGAAAACAAATATTATACAAGAGCTGGAAACTTTACATTAGATAAAGCTGGAAACTTAGTCACTCCAGATGGTTTCAAAGTGCTTGGATATAAAGTAGATGAGAATGAAAACATTACAGATGAAATAGGTCCTATAGTTATAAATAGATCAGAAACAAAATCACCTACAGCAACAAATAAGATACAATTTAGAGGAAATCTTGATTCTAGAAATGATGAAACATTTACTACTGATACTGTAATAAAAGACAGTTTGGGAAATTCATATATTGTGAAATTTAATTTTAAAAAAGATGAAGCTGCACCTAACAAGTGGAATATGTCATTGGATGGGATAAAAAGCCAAGATGGAAAGATAACAATACCTGTTGGGAATAGCGGAGTTAAAATTGAACCTCAAAGTGATAATGGTGTGGTTCTTAAATTTAACGAAGATGGGAAGATAATAGGAATAGGAGCAGGAGCAGGAGCAGAAGATGCTATAAATGGTCTGAAATTAGATTTTAATGGTGTAACTAAAGGGAAAAATGGAAAAGGAGAAGAAATTTCTTTAGGTGCAACTTTTGGTGAGGGTGGAAAAATCACAATATTTGACCCAGATGACAAAGACTCCTACAACAAACTTACTCAATATGCAAATGATAGGGATATTAAACCTTATGCCGAAAATGGAAATTCATCAGGTAAAATTGAAGGATTTTCTATAGATCCATCTGGAGTTGTTTCAGGTATATTTACAAATGGAGAGAGAAAAGCTTTGGGACAAGTCATGTTGGCTAAATTTGACAATCCTATGGGACTTCAAAAGCTTGGAAACAATTTCTTTGTTGATACAAGAAACTCTGGAGAAGCTCAACTTGGAAAGCCAGGAACCAGTGGTTTTGGAGCAACAAAATCTGGTTCTCTTGAAATGTCAAATGTAGATCTTTCTATGGAGTTTACTGAAATGATAACAACTCAAAGAGGATTTCAAGCAAATTCAAGAATCATAACTGCTTCAGATGAAATGCTTCAAGAGCTTGTAAACATGAAGAGATAGTTAAATAGTTGGGTAGGATTTTCTACCCAACTACATAAAAAGGTGGGATAGTATGATTAGAGTAAAACGATTAAATGGCAAGGAGTTTGTTGTAAATAGTGATCTAATTGAATTTGTAGAAGAAACTCCGGATACTGTTATTTCACTTACAACAGGGAAAAAGGTAGTGGTTCAAGAGTCAGTAGATGAAGTAATAGAAAAGGTAATTGAGTTCAAAGGAAAATCAATAGAATATATTAGAAGAGAACAGGGAAAAGAGGTGTAACTGTTGGATATAGCAACTGTCGTTGGATTGATAAGTGGATTTGGTTTTATAATTTGGGGTATTGTGACTTCTGGAGACTTAGGTTCTTTTGTAAGTGTATCATCTATTATAATTGTATTGGGAGGAACAATCGCTTCTACTCTTATAAGTTATCCGTTTAAGAGTATTTTAGGTTTAAATAAGGTTTTGAAAAATGCTTTTTTTCAAAAAGAAATTTCTCCTGATGAAGTCATAGGTGAAATAATCAATTTAGCAAATGTAGCAAGAAAGGAAGGACTACTATCTCTAGAAGAGTTTGGAGAAAAAATTGATGATGAATTCTTAAAAAAAGGGATAATGCTTATTGTAGATGGAACAGATCCTGAGCTAGTAAGAAATATACTGGAAACAGAGCTTGTTTTCATAGAAGAAAGGCATTCAG belongs to Sporanaerobacter acetigenes DSM 13106 and includes:
- a CDS encoding motility protein A, encoding MDIATVVGLISGFGFIIWGIVTSGDLGSFVSVSSIIIVLGGTIASTLISYPFKSILGLNKVLKNAFFQKEISPDEVIGEIINLANVARKEGLLSLEEFGEKIDDEFLKKGIMLIVDGTDPELVRNILETELVFIEERHSEGQSIFETMGALAPGYGMLGTLIGLINMLKNLDDASTIGPNMSVALVTTFYGSLLANLLFIPTANKLKIRSKREILVKELMVEGLLAIQAGENPRIIEEKLKTFIPPEMRKDYRGQAEREGA
- a CDS encoding flagellar hook-length control protein FliK: MKDINIPILDSKVESDFFVSTKSNIIKNDSKDFSNCLKQAQNDIQDGHKVKSEANSKFQYKKAISSKTVTKGKNEKISTGELEDDVENMSPISDELESLNCQIQNLILQLLGFYTNNDENNENEVKKSIEQVKDIVEESKFILNDDFKPMDKIEFESLEDIMDGLDELENIVEKLENKFNDVLDVKTNENLKSNILALRKEIKTAFENTLSKEIPTDINIETIKSDNQVETKDVFFSNQNSEENVKKNTVAEIETKGEENLLEEDLDEKSTESNEIREEPLLANSKIKTNFEGKIEAIQKKEIEMPKDEIIKQVLDKGKAILDENKSEIRIKLKPEVLGEVLLKVEVEKGVVVAKAMVDNYRVKELLEANIYQLKEGLEEQGLDIKTFEVQVGTNSNFENQKREKYSSNGKNKKIKIKKLDLSNLSTYEENNVFNNENITQEGSLDLMA
- a CDS encoding TIGR02530 family flagellar biosynthesis protein, whose translation is MNDINIKQLETRLINTSLQKPNIKVNQSKNFEDVLKKIQSNNDEIKFSKHAIDRMNERDVKLDGYEVVKLEEAFKKAEEKGINEALILIGDKGFIASVRNKTVITTISNDKLKENVFTNIDGAVIL
- a CDS encoding flagellar FlbD family protein produces the protein MIRVKRLNGKEFVVNSDLIEFVEETPDTVISLTTGKKVVVQESVDEVIEKVIEFKGKSIEYIRREQGKEV
- a CDS encoding flagellar hook protein FlgE; this encodes MMRSMYSAVSGLRVHQTKMDVIGNNIANVNTVGYKKGQMTFQEVFSQVIRGAGAPQGGKGGTNPQQIGLGVGIGSINTIHTKGPTQTTDNPTDLMIDGEGFFVVTDDTNYENKYYTRAGNFTLDKAGNLVTPDGFKVLGYKVDENENITDEIGPIVINRSETKSPTATNKIQFRGNLDSRNDETFTTDTVIKDSLGNSYIVKFNFKKDEAAPNKWNMSLDGIKSQDGKITIPVGNSGVKIEPQSDNGVVLKFNEDGKIIGIGAGAGAEDAINGLKLDFNGVTKGKNGKGEEISLGATFGEGGKITIFDPDDKDSYNKLTQYANDRDIKPYAENGNSSGKIEGFSIDPSGVVSGIFTNGERKALGQVMLAKFDNPMGLQKLGNNFFVDTRNSGEAQLGKPGTSGFGATKSGSLEMSNVDLSMEFTEMITTQRGFQANSRIITASDEMLQELVNMKR
- a CDS encoding flagellar hook assembly protein FlgD, whose protein sequence is MEINNVDQNEHVYKFDEKKDISKTETKKTGELDKDAFLKLLTTQLANQDPLNPMEDKEFIAQMAQFSTLEQIQNMNKNLQVSQKEIKESINAINKNHVDASIEILKQLIDIRKMLESYGGKE